A portion of the Mesobacillus sp. AQ2 genome contains these proteins:
- a CDS encoding ZIP family metal transporter — protein sequence MWNAAFWGAVSGSAVLLGSLAAMIFSIPKKVIGWIMAFGTGVLIGAASYELLGDAVYEGGIFASSIGFVAGASIFTLLDILVSRKGASDRKRSGKQAAENAGIAIFIGTVMDAIPESIMIGASLLEQNTVSFLLVIAIFVSNIPEGLSSTAGLRKSGYSRLKISVMWVSVLVIATLSSWSGYFFLKDASEAFMSGISGFAGGGIIAMIASTMMPEAYEESGPVTGLITALGLLASLVLHHLS from the coding sequence ATGTGGAATGCAGCATTTTGGGGAGCAGTGTCAGGATCTGCAGTATTGCTAGGTTCCCTGGCAGCAATGATTTTTTCCATTCCTAAAAAGGTCATTGGTTGGATCATGGCCTTTGGCACAGGTGTCCTCATTGGCGCCGCTTCCTATGAACTTTTAGGAGATGCGGTTTACGAAGGCGGAATTTTCGCAAGCAGCATCGGGTTTGTCGCAGGTGCTTCTATCTTCACTCTGCTAGATATACTAGTATCCAGAAAAGGAGCATCCGACCGGAAACGTTCCGGCAAGCAGGCAGCTGAAAATGCAGGAATTGCGATCTTTATAGGGACAGTCATGGATGCCATACCAGAGTCGATCATGATTGGCGCAAGCCTTCTTGAACAAAATACTGTTAGCTTCCTTCTCGTCATCGCCATTTTCGTCAGCAACATTCCTGAAGGACTTTCCAGTACAGCAGGATTGAGGAAAAGTGGATATTCACGCCTGAAAATCTCAGTGATGTGGGTTTCCGTCCTGGTGATTGCCACGCTTTCTTCCTGGTCTGGCTACTTTTTTCTCAAAGATGCCTCGGAGGCTTTCATGTCTGGAATCTCAGGATTCGCAGGCGGCGGCATTATTGCCATGATCGCATCCACGATGATGCCAGAAGCTTACGAAGAAAGCGGACCCGTCACCGGCCTGATCACCGCGCTTGGTCTGCTGGCTTCATTGGTTCTGCATCATCTGTCATAA
- a CDS encoding MFS transporter, with protein MPKEKLWTKDFISISVVNFVIMLSMYLLIVTMASYAADTYDATSSMAGLASSIFIIGVLFARLYGGKEIARIGSKKMLLGGIQFFVLISALYLIPSNIYFLLVIRFMHGIGIGFASTATGTIVAQVVPASRKGEGISYFSLSVILSTAIGPLIGLAMINEFGYMSMFIFSLVVGAACLPIALTIKEPVVDYQADGTKSRRFSLANYFEPNALPVSIVMFIIALAYSGTLSFIASYAKEAGLVEVGSMYFFVYAIAVLFSRPFTGKLMDARGANSVAYPALLLFAVGMYALSQVSSSLIFLAAAALIGLGYGNFQSIAQTVAIKMTPPHRMGLATSTFFIAMDMGIGVGPFLLGFMVPNYGYNGLYLAMVPLILVGFIFYYFLHGKKENRLVHDA; from the coding sequence ATGCCAAAAGAAAAACTTTGGACGAAGGATTTTATTTCAATCTCGGTCGTGAACTTCGTCATTATGTTGTCGATGTATCTTTTGATTGTGACAATGGCCTCATACGCTGCCGATACATACGACGCTACCAGCAGTATGGCGGGGCTGGCCTCGAGTATTTTCATCATTGGGGTTCTTTTTGCCAGATTGTATGGCGGTAAAGAAATTGCAAGGATTGGCAGCAAAAAGATGTTGCTTGGAGGAATTCAGTTTTTTGTTCTTATATCTGCTCTTTATCTCATTCCTTCTAACATCTATTTTCTGCTTGTCATCCGTTTCATGCATGGGATTGGGATCGGGTTTGCTTCGACAGCAACCGGAACGATTGTGGCGCAGGTTGTTCCTGCCAGCAGGAAAGGGGAAGGGATCAGCTATTTTAGCTTGAGTGTGATTTTATCTACAGCCATTGGCCCGCTGATTGGCCTGGCGATGATCAATGAGTTTGGTTATATGAGCATGTTCATATTCTCCCTGGTCGTCGGTGCTGCGTGTTTGCCGATTGCACTCACAATCAAAGAACCGGTCGTGGACTACCAGGCCGATGGAACGAAAAGCAGAAGGTTCAGCCTGGCTAATTATTTTGAGCCCAATGCCCTTCCGGTATCGATTGTCATGTTCATCATCGCGCTTGCGTATTCAGGAACGCTTTCTTTTATCGCATCATATGCGAAAGAGGCAGGCCTTGTTGAGGTGGGCAGCATGTACTTCTTCGTTTATGCGATCGCCGTTTTATTCTCACGGCCATTCACTGGCAAACTGATGGATGCCAGAGGCGCAAACAGCGTGGCATACCCTGCATTGCTTTTATTTGCGGTCGGAATGTATGCCCTGAGCCAGGTCAGTTCCAGTCTGATTTTCCTGGCAGCTGCAGCGCTGATCGGTTTAGGATATGGAAACTTTCAATCCATCGCCCAGACGGTTGCCATCAAAATGACACCGCCGCACCGCATGGGACTCGCAACCTCCACGTTTTTCATTGCAATGGACATGGGCATAGGTGTTGGGCCATTCTTGCTCGGCTTCATGGTGCCGAATTATGGTTATAACGGCTTGTATCTTGCCATGGTGCCACTGATTCTTGTAGGGTTTATTTTCTATTACTTTTTACATGGTAAAAAAGAAAACAGGCTTGTGCATGATGCGTAA
- a CDS encoding SRPBCC domain-containing protein has translation MEPVTIPDLTARPYGFTVERIMSSPPEVLFEAWTEKFDEWFAAPGTLIMKAEVNSVFFFETVFKLDEKSEIQRHPHYGRFLQIVPNRLIEFTWLTGAGGTEGAETVVTIELTSHQNGTLLTLSHKGFPNEESKSRHDSAWEMILEHLDEKMR, from the coding sequence ATGGAACCTGTAACAATCCCAGATCTTACTGCCAGGCCATATGGCTTCACCGTTGAAAGGATCATGAGTTCCCCGCCTGAGGTTCTTTTTGAAGCGTGGACCGAAAAGTTCGACGAATGGTTTGCGGCCCCCGGCACGCTAATTATGAAGGCCGAGGTCAATTCAGTTTTTTTCTTTGAAACAGTGTTTAAATTGGACGAAAAAAGTGAGATACAGCGGCATCCTCATTACGGAAGATTTCTGCAAATCGTACCGAATCGCCTGATTGAATTCACCTGGCTGACAGGTGCAGGTGGAACAGAGGGTGCAGAAACAGTGGTCACGATTGAATTAACATCTCATCAAAATGGGACACTTTTAACCCTGTCACACAAAGGTTTCCCTAATGAAGAATCAAAAAGCCGCCATGATTCGGCTTGGGAAATGATCCTTGAACATCTTGATGAGAAAATGAGATAA
- a CDS encoding DUF1801 domain-containing protein, producing MYELKTKENDHSVISFIESVESPKKRDEAYKLLDIFTETTGYQAKMWGPSIIGFGSYHYKYESGHDGDAPLVGFSPRKAKISLYFATGDTEREALLKDFGKHTSGKACVYINKVDDIDTEILKALIHQSVAFLKERYPAR from the coding sequence GTGTACGAACTAAAAACAAAAGAAAATGATCATAGTGTCATCAGCTTTATCGAGAGTGTAGAAAGCCCAAAGAAGCGTGACGAGGCTTACAAATTATTAGATATTTTTACAGAAACGACAGGGTATCAAGCTAAAATGTGGGGGCCAAGCATCATTGGTTTCGGATCCTACCACTATAAATATGAATCCGGCCATGATGGAGATGCCCCGCTTGTCGGCTTTTCACCGCGCAAAGCCAAAATCAGCTTGTATTTTGCCACTGGCGACACCGAAAGAGAGGCTTTGTTGAAGGATTTCGGCAAACACACCTCAGGAAAAGCATGTGTGTACATCAACAAAGTGGACGATATTGATACTGAAATATTGAAAGCACTGATTCATCAGTCTGTTGCCTTTTTAAAAGAAAGATACCCTGCAAGATAA
- a CDS encoding DoxX family membrane protein yields MIAKWLRENNIAAGILTVIRVWLGYNWMTAGWGKLTGPGFDATGFLKGAVANPVKGPDGHMVYGWYVNFLENFAIPNVDIFNTIVPLGEFLVGLGLLLGTLTTAAMFFGLVMNFSFFLAGTVSHNPTDIFFGFIILAAGFNAGKYGLDRWVVPFIRKTVFKRGEDGVRNAA; encoded by the coding sequence ATGATTGCAAAATGGTTAAGAGAGAACAATATTGCCGCTGGTATCTTGACTGTGATTAGGGTATGGCTTGGATACAACTGGATGACTGCTGGCTGGGGCAAGTTGACTGGTCCTGGATTCGACGCTACTGGATTTTTAAAAGGAGCAGTCGCAAACCCGGTTAAAGGTCCAGATGGACACATGGTATATGGCTGGTACGTGAACTTCCTTGAAAACTTCGCGATCCCGAATGTCGATATTTTCAATACAATCGTGCCACTAGGGGAATTCCTTGTTGGCCTTGGATTGCTGCTTGGAACACTGACAACTGCCGCAATGTTCTTCGGCCTAGTGATGAACTTCAGTTTCTTCTTAGCCGGAACTGTATCTCACAACCCAACTGACATCTTCTTCGGATTCATCATCCTGGCTGCTGGTTTCAACGCTGGTAAATATGGATTAGACCGCTGGGTTGTTCCATTCATCCGCAAAACAGTATTCAAACGCGGTGAAGATGGTGTCCGAAACGCAGCATAA
- a CDS encoding phosphotransferase, with the protein MVVDTEIKEEIFEAVTRLFGIEIQSWNPIHLGYKNLKWQVKTTAGDLFVKQYNKQRYPEERVPGLEKALQIQNMLYEEGLPCPKLFPYKGNFVLNTENGERFVLMGFNKGFTLPPGSANSYQMYSLGKVIGRMHVLLEKNIAREPLHWDLLSKPEMLENWNERYEEAIALDCSKTLQNLEIQRRILAENDTSLFTQCDKGWAHWDLFADNILFSENGVSSILDFDRMNVVYTDFDISRPILSCCVDENRMNVDGVSAFVRGYRKYKPLPFAQLIKSIKLTWWREAEWVRVEKPGDSTPLKRFSEENVWIAENWDCLEDLFSGI; encoded by the coding sequence ATGGTAGTTGACACTGAGATAAAAGAGGAGATCTTTGAAGCGGTCACACGCTTGTTTGGAATCGAAATTCAAAGCTGGAATCCAATCCATTTAGGATATAAAAACTTAAAATGGCAGGTCAAAACAACTGCCGGCGATTTATTTGTAAAGCAATATAACAAGCAGCGATATCCGGAGGAAAGGGTTCCCGGCCTGGAAAAAGCACTGCAGATTCAAAACATGTTGTACGAGGAGGGCCTGCCGTGTCCTAAGCTTTTTCCCTATAAAGGGAATTTCGTCTTAAATACGGAGAATGGCGAACGCTTCGTTCTCATGGGTTTTAATAAGGGATTCACCCTCCCTCCAGGCAGCGCTAACTCCTATCAAATGTACAGTCTGGGAAAGGTCATTGGCAGGATGCACGTGCTGCTTGAGAAAAATATAGCCAGGGAACCGCTTCATTGGGATCTTTTATCAAAACCTGAAATGCTGGAAAACTGGAATGAGAGATATGAAGAAGCCATTGCTCTTGATTGCAGCAAAACCCTTCAAAATCTGGAGATACAAAGAAGGATTCTCGCGGAAAACGATACATCCTTATTTACTCAATGTGATAAAGGCTGGGCACATTGGGACTTGTTTGCGGATAATATTTTATTCAGCGAGAATGGGGTTTCTTCAATTCTTGATTTTGACCGGATGAATGTTGTCTATACCGATTTTGATATTTCACGGCCGATCTTGTCATGCTGCGTTGATGAAAATCGAATGAACGTGGATGGCGTTTCGGCATTTGTCAGAGGTTATCGGAAGTACAAGCCCCTGCCTTTTGCACAACTGATAAAATCGATAAAACTAACCTGGTGGAGAGAAGCTGAATGGGTCCGGGTTGAGAAGCCTGGAGACTCCACGCCCCTTAAACGGTTCAGTGAAGAGAATGTGTGGATAGCGGAAAATTGGGATTGCCTGGAGGACTTGTTTTCAGGAATATAA
- a CDS encoding YhcN/YlaJ family sporulation lipoprotein, whose translation MKKSIIIAGCAVFTMGLAGCGANNNAAENNRDQQVEINQVRRGPVATEDNRLQLADRTERQIEQMPEVDDARVIISDNNAYVGVRLADNNLDNYGNAQVNDALDGNGRTFAKNGCVDQDESSAGNDGIIDGQGDAGKDRRNDGNNGANILGNGNDNDMNGTVGNNGEDVTLLEKQIEQRVRQTNKGIDRVYVSVDRTAYNRMGTFADDIRTDRNRDGLFEDFRNSMDDLFRR comes from the coding sequence ATGAAAAAATCAATCATCATTGCAGGATGTGCAGTTTTTACAATGGGCCTGGCCGGATGCGGAGCGAATAATAATGCAGCCGAAAACAATCGTGACCAGCAGGTAGAAATCAACCAGGTTAGACGTGGTCCTGTAGCTACCGAGGATAACAGACTTCAGCTTGCTGACCGTACGGAACGCCAAATTGAGCAGATGCCGGAGGTTGATGATGCACGGGTCATCATCTCCGATAACAATGCGTATGTTGGAGTAAGACTGGCGGACAATAACCTCGACAACTATGGAAATGCCCAGGTCAATGATGCACTGGATGGCAATGGAAGGACTTTTGCCAAAAATGGCTGCGTTGACCAGGATGAAAGCTCAGCCGGGAATGATGGCATTATTGACGGGCAGGGCGATGCTGGAAAAGACCGCAGGAATGATGGCAATAATGGTGCCAATATATTGGGCAATGGAAATGACAATGACATGAATGGAACAGTCGGCAATAATGGCGAGGACGTTACTTTATTGGAAAAGCAGATTGAGCAAAGAGTCCGCCAGACTAACAAAGGGATCGACAGAGTTTATGTTTCTGTTGACCGCACCGCTTATAACAGAATGGGAACCTTCGCCGATGATATCCGCACCGACAGAAACAGGGACGGTCTGTTCGAAGATTTCCGCAATTCGATGGACGATCTCTTCAGAAGATAA
- a CDS encoding DoxX family membrane protein — translation MFAKWLRENNVAAGILTVIRVWLGYNWMTAGWGKLTGPGFDATGFLKGAVANPVKGPDGNMVYGWYVNFLENFAIPNVDIFNTIVPLGEFLVGLGLLLGTLTTAAMFFGLVMNFSFFLAGTVSHNPTDIFFGFIILAAGFNAGKYGLDRWVVPFIRKTVFKRGEAVERNAA, via the coding sequence ATGTTTGCTAAATGGTTAAGAGAAAACAATGTTGCTGCTGGTATATTGACTGTCATTAGGGTATGGCTTGGATACAACTGGATGACTGCTGGCTGGGGTAAATTAACAGGCCCTGGATTCGACGCTACTGGCTTTTTAAAAGGAGCTGTCGCAAACCCGGTTAAAGGTCCAGATGGAAATATGGTGTATGGCTGGTACGTGAACTTCCTTGAAAACTTCGCGATCCCGAATGTTGATATTTTCAATACAATCGTCCCGCTGGGGGAATTCCTTGTCGGACTTGGATTGCTGCTTGGAACACTGACAACTGCCGCGATGTTCTTTGGACTTGTGATGAACTTCAGCTTCTTCCTTGCCGGAACCGTATCTCACAACCCAACTGACATCTTCTTCGGGTTCATCATCCTGGCTGCTGGCTTCAACGCCGGTAAATACGGATTGGACCGCTGGGTTGTTCCATTCATCCGCAAAACTGTATTCAAACGCGGAGAAGCCGTCGAACGCAACGCTGCTTAA
- a CDS encoding GNAT family N-acetyltransferase, protein MRKIGKPWIKLKEGIDEDDYEIVGQLQERCMEHDRTALKLELDYKLGVGGNEKGIQAVNEFMYFDGERLIGYIGIGSFGGPWEVNGMVDPEYRRQGIFSKLFELVVNEWKRRGSGSMLLLSDRDSAAGQGFIAGSGAQYKHTEYEMFLKNEALGFATEKRGGLAFRKATNADAKEIARQNVIYFNDDEESVEAEDMILPEEEEKRGMTSYLVEKDGQIIGKVNLQVTSKLGAIFGLGVLPEHRRKGYGRALLLLAIEKLKEANTEEIMLQVAADNSNALNLYKSCGFEETSTMDYFELRS, encoded by the coding sequence GTGAGGAAAATCGGGAAACCGTGGATCAAATTAAAAGAGGGAATTGATGAAGATGATTATGAAATAGTCGGCCAACTCCAGGAGCGATGCATGGAACATGACCGTACTGCTTTGAAGCTCGAGCTTGATTATAAACTGGGCGTAGGCGGGAATGAAAAAGGCATTCAGGCAGTAAATGAATTCATGTACTTCGATGGGGAGAGACTGATTGGGTATATTGGCATTGGCAGCTTTGGCGGACCATGGGAAGTAAATGGGATGGTCGATCCAGAGTATCGGCGCCAGGGGATTTTTTCAAAATTGTTTGAGCTTGTTGTCAATGAGTGGAAACGCAGGGGTTCAGGAAGCATGCTGCTGTTAAGTGACCGCGATTCGGCTGCCGGTCAAGGGTTTATTGCCGGGAGTGGAGCGCAATATAAGCACACGGAATATGAGATGTTTTTGAAAAATGAGGCGCTGGGCTTTGCGACAGAGAAGCGGGGAGGTCTCGCTTTCAGGAAAGCGACGAATGCGGACGCGAAGGAGATTGCCAGGCAAAATGTGATTTATTTTAATGATGACGAAGAAAGTGTCGAAGCCGAGGATATGATTCTTCCCGAGGAAGAGGAAAAGCGGGGGATGACTTCGTACCTTGTTGAAAAAGACGGACAAATCATCGGGAAAGTGAATCTGCAGGTGACCTCGAAGCTTGGCGCGATTTTTGGCCTTGGCGTACTGCCGGAGCACCGCCGCAAAGGATACGGACGGGCACTTTTATTGCTGGCAATCGAAAAACTGAAAGAGGCAAACACAGAGGAAATCATGCTGCAGGTAGCGGCAGACAATTCCAATGCGCTTAACCTCTATAAATCATGCGGTTTTGAAGAGACTTCCACGATGGATTATTTTGAACTGAGATCGTAA
- a CDS encoding DUF5381 family protein has translation MKVVMRRRRLVVKFLASAVFAVPGLLALLFGVLNLNWILIAFGIGCLFFVPIFIRATIYLIKPKVVFVVEDGWIKSDLESAEIKSIKGFYHFWRGSSSYLGLLKKDDTEVNIELFNMVEPEDYSDELKKYIPQVDPNWEDAEEVTMKF, from the coding sequence ATGAAGGTAGTGATGAGGCGGAGAAGGCTGGTTGTAAAATTTTTAGCGTCAGCGGTTTTCGCAGTTCCGGGTTTGCTGGCATTGTTGTTTGGCGTCCTAAATCTTAATTGGATTTTGATAGCATTTGGAATCGGGTGTTTGTTCTTTGTCCCGATTTTCATTCGTGCGACGATTTATTTAATCAAGCCGAAAGTGGTTTTTGTAGTTGAGGATGGATGGATCAAATCAGACCTGGAATCGGCAGAGATTAAGTCAATTAAAGGCTTTTACCATTTCTGGAGAGGGTCATCGAGCTACCTTGGATTATTGAAAAAAGATGATACCGAGGTGAATATTGAGCTTTTCAACATGGTAGAGCCTGAAGATTACTCTGATGAATTGAAAAAATACATTCCTCAAGTTGATCCGAATTGGGAGGACGCAGAAGAAGTCACTATGAAATTTTAA
- a CDS encoding YceI family protein yields the protein MAKFAVDQAHSAIGFEVKHMMVSKVKGQFGSYTADVEAADLADLTTASIAFKIDVASIDTRSEDRENHLKSADFFDVENYPTIDFKSTNITRDGDDYKVTGDLTIKDVTKPVTFDVEYGGKGTNPWGVEVYGFEAEAKVNREDFGLTWNAALETGGVLVGKDIKIKVELEVNPAA from the coding sequence ATGGCTAAATTTGCAGTAGACCAGGCACACTCAGCAATCGGATTTGAAGTGAAACACATGATGGTATCAAAAGTAAAAGGACAATTCGGCTCTTATACAGCTGACGTTGAGGCAGCAGACCTGGCAGATTTAACAACAGCTTCAATCGCATTCAAAATTGATGTTGCAAGCATCGACACACGCAGCGAGGACCGCGAGAACCACCTGAAATCAGCAGACTTCTTTGATGTTGAGAACTACCCAACAATCGATTTCAAATCAACAAACATCACTCGCGATGGCGACGATTACAAAGTAACTGGCGACCTGACAATCAAAGATGTAACAAAGCCGGTTACATTCGATGTAGAATACGGCGGCAAAGGTACAAACCCATGGGGCGTCGAAGTGTACGGTTTCGAAGCAGAAGCAAAGGTAAACCGTGAAGACTTCGGTCTTACATGGAATGCAGCACTAGAAACAGGCGGCGTTCTGGTTGGTAAAGACATCAAGATCAAAGTAGAACTAGAAGTAAACCCAGCAGCATAA
- a CDS encoding MFS transporter: MGLTRLLWTLSFAQFLAMQVWFNFSAVMPVVEREWGLSSTQSGIIVGFFHIGYVAAVFFYSFLSDRYNPKYSFMYGALIAGLSGILFSVLAQGFWSALLLRFISGVGIAGIYVPGMKIVAQTSSDRARGAALGLFVGSLVVGSGFSLLVSGLFINLVGWKGVIFITSCSAILAASLIYFSRIPENIHIHNQRLSMALLKRVLARRNLLVNFSYTGHCWELYAMWAWIGPFMVYYFQTHSVANAISVGNFIGAFVVMIGGVASFIGGRMSDSFGRLKSIKLFIYISIACSLSIGWLTHASMWILLPLVFVYGFTIIADSPIYNTMITEISDPEITGIALGIQSVMGFSATIFSPMIFGFLLDYFNWGIAFTTIGVMTIITPISISMLRKKLSVEIEAQNRDMDIL; encoded by the coding sequence ATGGGTTTGACTCGTTTGTTATGGACTTTATCGTTTGCTCAATTTCTGGCAATGCAGGTGTGGTTTAATTTTTCTGCGGTGATGCCGGTTGTGGAGAGGGAGTGGGGGTTGTCCTCGACGCAATCGGGAATAATCGTTGGTTTTTTTCATATTGGCTATGTGGCGGCGGTGTTTTTTTACAGCTTCTTGAGTGATCGTTATAATCCGAAGTACTCGTTTATGTATGGAGCTCTGATAGCTGGGCTATCGGGTATTCTTTTTAGCGTTTTGGCGCAAGGGTTTTGGTCGGCTTTATTATTGCGATTTATTTCGGGGGTGGGGATTGCGGGGATTTATGTGCCGGGAATGAAGATTGTCGCGCAGACTTCGAGCGACCGGGCGCGTGGGGCGGCCCTGGGACTTTTTGTTGGTTCACTTGTGGTGGGCTCGGGATTTTCCCTGCTGGTTTCTGGTTTGTTCATTAACTTGGTGGGGTGGAAGGGTGTTATTTTCATTACTTCATGTTCTGCTATCCTTGCTGCTTCGCTTATTTACTTTTCAAGGATTCCGGAAAATATCCATATTCATAATCAGCGTTTGAGTATGGCGCTGTTAAAACGGGTCCTGGCCAGAAGAAATTTGCTGGTGAATTTCAGTTACACGGGGCACTGCTGGGAGCTATATGCGATGTGGGCGTGGATTGGACCTTTTATGGTGTATTACTTCCAGACCCATAGTGTCGCGAATGCGATTTCGGTTGGCAATTTTATTGGAGCGTTTGTGGTGATGATTGGCGGGGTTGCCAGTTTCATTGGGGGCAGGATGTCTGATTCGTTTGGCCGGTTAAAATCAATCAAGTTGTTCATCTATATCAGCATCGCCTGTTCGCTGTCGATTGGCTGGCTGACACACGCAAGCATGTGGATTTTGCTTCCGCTTGTTTTCGTCTATGGATTTACGATCATCGCCGATTCCCCTATCTATAACACGATGATTACAGAGATTTCCGATCCGGAAATCACAGGAATCGCACTGGGAATCCAATCTGTTATGGGTTTTAGCGCAACGATTTTTTCACCGATGATTTTTGGGTTCCTGCTCGATTATTTTAATTGGGGGATTGCATTCACGACTATTGGTGTCATGACGATCATTACGCCAATTTCCATTTCGATGCTAAGGAAGAAATTGAGTGTGGAGATCGAAGCTCAAAATCGAGACATGGATATACTTTAG
- a CDS encoding AI-2E family transporter: MNKSKVQFWLIQILLITSIIYVSTKISFMFEPIGIFISTIFFPILITGFLYFLLNPVVDFLQRKKVPRVLAILIIYVVFGALFVLAIGNLVPAVSKQATELANDLPEFANKTTEYFYDVVRSSEFKSFRDEQREMIDTVQERLIEYANTLPNKLTSGLKGFLGVVTNIAIILVTVPFLLFYMFKDGHRFPQAVSKFIPKEYRDEGLKILKETGETLSAYIQGQVTVASAVGILAFIGYMIIDLRYALIMALIVAFTNIIPYVGPIIGGAPAVLVGFFDSPTKALLVVVVILVAQQIEGNLLSPLILGKTLDTHPATIIIILLAAGNLAGVLGMVLAVPTYAVIKTIILNLVRFLRARKRASISAGVK; this comes from the coding sequence TTGAATAAATCGAAAGTGCAGTTTTGGCTGATTCAAATTTTGCTTATCACATCCATTATTTATGTTTCAACGAAGATCTCCTTTATGTTTGAACCAATCGGAATCTTTATCTCGACTATCTTTTTTCCGATTTTGATTACCGGTTTTCTCTATTTCCTGCTGAATCCGGTGGTTGACTTTCTGCAGCGCAAGAAGGTTCCGCGCGTGCTTGCGATCTTGATCATTTATGTTGTGTTCGGAGCGCTTTTTGTCCTGGCAATCGGGAATCTGGTTCCGGCGGTTTCCAAGCAGGCAACCGAGCTTGCTAATGACCTTCCTGAATTTGCTAACAAGACGACTGAGTATTTTTATGATGTTGTCCGTTCTTCTGAGTTTAAAAGCTTCAGGGATGAGCAGCGGGAAATGATTGATACGGTGCAGGAGCGCTTGATAGAGTATGCGAATACTTTGCCAAACAAGCTGACGAGTGGATTGAAAGGCTTCCTCGGTGTCGTTACCAACATAGCAATTATTCTTGTGACCGTGCCGTTTTTATTATTTTACATGTTCAAGGATGGACACAGATTCCCTCAAGCTGTGTCAAAGTTTATTCCGAAAGAGTACCGTGATGAGGGGCTGAAGATTCTGAAGGAAACGGGCGAAACCCTGTCTGCCTACATCCAGGGACAGGTGACAGTTGCTTCGGCGGTTGGGATTTTGGCATTTATCGGCTATATGATCATCGATTTGCGCTATGCGCTGATCATGGCGTTGATCGTCGCTTTTACAAATATCATCCCGTATGTCGGGCCGATTATCGGCGGAGCGCCGGCCGTGCTGGTTGGTTTCTTCGATTCACCGACGAAGGCTTTGCTGGTCGTAGTGGTCATCCTGGTGGCTCAGCAAATCGAAGGAAACCTGCTTTCTCCGCTGATCCTCGGTAAAACACTGGATACCCATCCGGCAACCATCATCATTATTTTACTGGCTGCCGGGAATCTGGCCGGCGTGCTGGGAATGGTGCTGGCTGTGCCGACATATGCTGTCATAAAAACAATCATTTTGAATCTCGTCAGATTTTTACGGGCGAGAAAAAGAGCAAGTATTTCCGCAGGCGTGAAATGA